The sequence CATCATTCCGTACTCGATCCCGTTGTGGATCATCTTGACGAAGTGTCCGGCGCCCGCCGAGCCGCAATGGAGATAGCCGTGCTCGGCGGTGCCGCCGCGCTGCTCCCAGCCGGGAGTGCGCGGAATCTGCCCGAGCCCGGGTGAGAGGCTGCGGAAAATCGGATCGAGCCGCCTCACCACCTCGGCCTCGCCGCCGATCATCAGACAGTAGCCGCGCTCGAGTCCCCATACCCCGCCGCTCGTGCCCACGTCCACGAGGTGGAGGCCGGCGGCCGAGAGCCGCTTCGCGCGATCGATGTCGTCCTGATAGTGCGAGTTGCCGCCGTCGATCAGGGTGTCGCCCGGGGAAAGCAGCGGGAGCAGCGACTCGATCGTCGCGTCCACGAACGCTGCCGGCACCATCATCCAGATCGCTCGCGGCGCGCCAAGGGCACGCACGAATTCGACCAGCGTCGAGCCGCCGGTCGCCCCCTCGCGTGTCAGCGCGGCGATCGCCTCGGGCACCCGATCGTGGACGACGCAGGCGTGGCCGGAGCGCATCAGCCGGCGCACCATGTTCGCGCCCATCCGACCCAGTCCGATCATTCCGAGCTGCATGGCTCTCCCCGCGTGGCGCGGCGCATTCGTCATGCCGCGGAAACGCACGAGTGTCGTGACATCAAACCGCGCGACTCTGGCACGCGCCGGGAGCCTCTGCAAGCTTGCGGTCCTGGGCTTACCCCCGAATAATCCGCGCGGTGCGATTCGACCTCCTGACTTCAGGCGCCGGCGCTCGTTCGGGCCGCTTCGTCCTCGCCGCGCTCGCGCTCATGAGCGTTGCCCCCCTGCTCGCTTCGCCGCCGGCCTTCGCTCACGGCGTTGGCATGAGTCAGCTCTCGCTGCAGATCTCGGGACGCGAGTTGGAGGGGAAGTGGGAGATCAACCTGCGCGACGCGCGCTGGGCGATCGGCCTCGACCCTTCGGTCTCCGGAGATCCGGGCTGGCTCGACCTCCGCTCGAACGAGATCCGCCTTCGCGAGTACGTCGCCAGGCGGCTGACCCTGGCCGCCGACAGCGGCGCGTGCGCCGTGACGCTGGCGCCGGCGCCGATGGAGTGGCAGCCGGAGATGAGCCAGGTCGTGCTGCGGCTCTCCGCCCGGTGCCCGTCGCCGCCGGACCACCTCACCCTGCGCTGCGACATGCTGTTCGACGTCGATCCCACGCATCGCGCCTACTTCTCGATCGAGGACGAAACCGTGACTTCGGT is a genomic window of Candidatus Sulfotelmatobacter sp. containing:
- the gnd gene encoding decarboxylating 6-phosphogluconate dehydrogenase, encoding MQLGMIGLGRMGANMVRRLMRSGHACVVHDRVPEAIAALTREGATGGSTLVEFVRALGAPRAIWMMVPAAFVDATIESLLPLLSPGDTLIDGGNSHYQDDIDRAKRLSAAGLHLVDVGTSGGVWGLERGYCLMIGGEAEVVRRLDPIFRSLSPGLGQIPRTPGWEQRGGTAEHGYLHCGSAGAGHFVKMIHNGIEYGMMAAYAEGLNILEHAGIGRSTVAGDAETTPLRHPEHYAYQFDLTEVTQVWRRGSVIASWLLDLTAQALTADPRLEKFGGQVSDSGEGRWTVQAANDIGVPAHVLTAALFERFASRDLDLFQNKVLSAMRFGFGGHLERKS